A genomic window from Oreochromis niloticus isolate F11D_XX unplaced genomic scaffold, O_niloticus_UMD_NMBU tig00008037_pilon, whole genome shotgun sequence includes:
- the LOC109200288 gene encoding tripartite motif-containing protein 16 yields MAQKGVQLDRETFSCSICLDLLKDPVTTACGHSYCRNCIKSFWDEEDRKGIHSCPQCRKTFTPRPVLEKNIMLAALVEQLKKTGLQAAPADHCYAGPEDVACDFCTGRKLKAIKSCLVCLASYCEKHLQPHYDAAPLKKHKLVAPSKKLQENICSRHDEVMKIFCRTDQQSICYLCTVDEHKGHETVPAAAERTEKQKELEVRRLNIQQRIQEREKDVKLLQQEVEAINGSADKAVEDSEKMFTELIRLIQKRSSDVKQQVRSQQETEVSRVKELQEKLEQEIAELKRKDGELEQLSHTEDHNQFLHNYPSLSALSESTHSSSINIRPLRYFEDVTAAVSETRDILQDILREEWTNISLTVTEEDVLLSPPEPKTRAGFLKYACEITLDPNTANTHLLLSDGNRKVTFMKQQQSYSDHPDRFTGWCFQVLSRESLTGRCYWEVEWRGGGVCVAVAYKNISRKTGLNECFFGYNDKSWALRCDTSSYKFWHNKVQTVLSGPRSSRVGVYLDHRAGILSFYSVSETMTLLHRVQTTFTQPLYAGIFLWFDGDTAELIKVK; encoded by the coding sequence ATGGCACAGAAAGGAGTTCAGCTGGACCGAGAAACCTTCTCTTGTTCCatctgtttggatctactgaaggatccggtgactacagcctgtggacacagctactgcaggaactgtattaaaagtttctgggatgaagaggacaggaagggaatccacagctgccctcagtgcaggAAGACTTTCACACCGAGGCCTGTCCTGGAGAAAAACATCATGTTAGCAGCTTtagtggagcagctgaagaagactggactccaagctgctccagctgatcactgctatgctggacctgaagatgtggcctgtgattTCTGCACTGGGAGGAAGCTGAAAGCCATCAAGTCCTGTTTAGTCTGTCTGGcctcttactgtgagaaacacctcCAACCTCACTATGATGCAGctccattaaagaaacacaagctggtggccccctccaagaagctccaggagaacatctgctctcgtcatgatgaggtgatgaagattttctgtcgtactgatcagcagagtatctgttatctctgcacagtggatgaacataaaggccatgaaacagtcccagctgcagcagaaaggactgagaagcagaaggagcTCGAGGTGAGACGactaaacatccagcagagaatccaggagcgagagaaagatgtgaagctgcttcaacaggaggtggaggccatcaatggctctgctgataaagcagtggaggacagtgagaagatgttcactgagctgatccgtctcatccagaaaagaagctctgatgtgaagcagcaggtcagatcccagcaggaaactgaagtgagtcgagtcaaagagcttcaggagaagctggagcaggagatcgctgagctgaagaggaaagacggcgagctggagcagctctcacacacagaggatcacaaccagtttctacacaactacccctcactgtcagcactcagtgagtctacacactcatccagcatcaatattcGTCCTCTGAGgtactttgaggatgtgacagcagctgtgtcagagaccagagatatactacaggacattctgagagaggaatggacaaacatctcactgacagtcactgaagaggatgttttactgtcaccaccagagccaaagaccagagctggattcttaaaatatgcatgtgaaatcacactggatccaaacacagcaaacacacatctgttattatctgatgggaacagaaaagtaacatttatgaaacaacaacagtcttattctgatcatccagacagattcactGGATGGTGTTTTCAGgtcctgagtagagagagtctgactggacgttgttactgggaggtggagtggagaggggGAGGAGTTTGTGTAGCAGTCGCATACAAGAATATCAGCAGAAAAACTGGCctaaatgaatgtttttttggATACAATGACAAATCTTGGGCATTACGTTGTGACACAAGCAGTTACAAATTTTGGCACAACAAAGTCCAAACTGTCCTCTCAGGTCCTCGgtcctccagagtaggagtgtacctggatcacagagcaggtattctgtctttctacagcgtctctgaaaccatgactctcctccacagagtccagaccacattcactcagccgctctatgctggaATTTTTCTTTGGTTTGATGGAGACACTGCAGAGTTGATTAAAGTCAAATAG